In Cyanobium sp. WAJ14-Wanaka, the following are encoded in one genomic region:
- a CDS encoding heme oxygenase (biliverdin-producing), with protein MSVALASQLREGTKKAHTMAENTGFVSCFLKGVVDKASYRTLVADLYFVYSAMEEEFAKLKDHPVVGPVGFVELNRRDSLEQDLAFYFGADWRTAITATPGAQKYVARLHQVAKESPELLVGHHYTRYIGDLSGGQILKNIAQKAMNLGEHDGLRFYEFDSIPDEKGFKANYRTVLDGLPIDQAMADRIVEEANGAFHLNMVMFQELEGNLIAAIGKVLFGFLTRRQRSGSTEAVPA; from the coding sequence ATGTCTGTCGCCCTTGCCTCCCAGCTGCGAGAAGGCACCAAAAAGGCCCACACGATGGCGGAGAACACCGGCTTCGTGAGCTGTTTCCTCAAGGGCGTGGTCGATAAGGCCAGCTATCGCACCCTGGTGGCCGACCTCTACTTCGTTTACTCCGCCATGGAGGAGGAGTTCGCCAAGCTCAAGGACCACCCGGTGGTGGGTCCGGTGGGGTTTGTTGAGCTCAACCGCCGCGACAGCCTCGAGCAAGACCTCGCCTTCTATTTCGGAGCCGACTGGCGCACTGCGATCACAGCCACCCCCGGTGCCCAAAAATACGTCGCTCGCCTGCACCAGGTGGCAAAAGAAAGCCCCGAGCTTTTGGTGGGTCACCACTACACCCGCTACATCGGTGATCTCTCCGGCGGCCAGATCCTCAAGAACATTGCCCAGAAGGCGATGAACCTGGGTGAGCACGACGGCCTGCGCTTCTACGAATTCGATTCGATCCCCGACGAAAAGGGCTTTAAGGCCAACTACCGCACCGTGCTGGATGGCCTGCCGATTGACCAGGCCATGGCCGATCGCATCGTGGAAGAGGCCAATGGCGCCTTCCACCTCAACATGGTGATGTTCCAAGAGCTTGAGGGCAACCTGATCGCCGCCATCGGCAAGGTGCTATTTGGCTTCCTCACCCGCCGTCAGCGCTCCGGCAGCACTGAGGCCGTGCCCGCCTGA
- a CDS encoding phycobiliprotein lyase, whose amino-acid sequence MAAFLAASAGTWLTRRAVHHLDHQDDEAGDSNLTIEPFDASDAVVQRVCESLDVGAGEAAGGARFWWESNLKEASRSEDQAAVLVDVVDAQNPRRGFLLRDKGYIEKQPVVSTYVFAEDGLLTITTRYDTNIGIERCWFVTNDVRIRVSSVQFLNGVSMTTYCTELRCPSGGDLEAIRAEAQSRFPAASQQPSTPG is encoded by the coding sequence ATGGCGGCTTTCTTGGCCGCCAGCGCCGGCACCTGGCTAACCCGCCGCGCCGTTCACCACCTAGACCATCAAGACGATGAGGCAGGAGATTCAAACCTGACCATCGAGCCCTTCGACGCCTCTGATGCCGTGGTCCAGAGGGTCTGTGAAAGCCTGGACGTAGGTGCGGGTGAGGCGGCTGGGGGGGCGCGCTTTTGGTGGGAAAGCAACCTCAAGGAGGCAAGCCGCAGCGAAGACCAAGCTGCCGTGCTGGTTGATGTGGTGGATGCTCAGAACCCCCGCCGAGGCTTCCTATTGCGCGACAAGGGCTACATCGAAAAACAACCGGTCGTTAGCACCTATGTATTTGCCGAAGACGGCCTGCTCACGATCACGACCCGCTATGACACGAACATCGGCATTGAACGCTGTTGGTTCGTCACGAATGACGTGAGGATTCGGGTCAGCAGCGTGCAGTTTCTTAATGGCGTCAGCATGACCACCTATTGCACCGAGCTTCGCTGCCCCAGTGGCGGCGATCTGGAGGCGATCAGGGCAGAGGCCCAAAGCCGATTCCCCGCTGCCAGCCAGCAACCATCCACCCCAGGCTAA
- a CDS encoding 15,16-dihydrobiliverdin:ferredoxin oxidoreductase, translating into MFDDFLNELHAGIQASGGQPLEIPEGLGECHSAKGTSVIKSWLWQLPGIRRWRVTRLDAGESLQVLNSVAYPDYDRDQPLMGIDLLWFGARQKLVAVLDFQPLLQTPQYLEQHLEGLRQLQEQFPELSGEEAMRSYDPHQYFSPWLLFCRGDKQQAEGSLPTAFTAFLKAYWALHNAPQKAVGLEPTEVARLQTVYDQYSAERDPAHGLFTSHFGKAWSDRFLQEFLFPGSLLEPLPTHDVSP; encoded by the coding sequence ATGTTCGACGATTTTCTCAACGAACTCCACGCGGGGATCCAGGCAAGCGGCGGCCAACCCCTGGAAATCCCAGAAGGGCTAGGGGAATGCCATTCCGCCAAGGGCACCAGCGTGATCAAGAGCTGGCTCTGGCAGTTGCCGGGCATTAGGAGGTGGCGGGTCACCCGGTTGGATGCCGGTGAGAGCCTCCAGGTGCTCAACTCCGTGGCCTATCCCGACTACGACCGCGATCAACCGCTCATGGGTATCGATCTGCTCTGGTTCGGAGCCCGTCAAAAACTGGTGGCCGTACTCGACTTCCAGCCCCTATTGCAGACCCCGCAATATCTGGAGCAGCACCTGGAAGGTCTGCGCCAGCTGCAAGAGCAGTTCCCTGAGCTCAGTGGGGAGGAGGCCATGCGTTCCTACGACCCCCACCAGTATTTCTCCCCCTGGTTACTTTTCTGCAGAGGCGATAAGCAGCAGGCAGAAGGCTCCCTGCCTACGGCTTTCACTGCCTTCCTCAAGGCCTACTGGGCCCTGCACAATGCCCCCCAAAAGGCAGTGGGCCTGGAGCCCACGGAGGTGGCTCGCTTGCAGACCGTCTACGACCAATACAGCGCCGAAAGGGATCCCGCCCATGGTCTGTTCACTAGCCATTTCGGCAAGGCCTGGTCAGATCGATTCCTGCAAGAGTTCCTTTTCCCCGGGAGCCTTCTCGAACCCCTCCCAACCCACGATGTCTCCCCATGA
- a CDS encoding phycoerythrobilin:ferredoxin oxidoreductase — protein sequence MTTTPMARSSSLDPVDLKGWRWAVFLDHAVASLKNLEPVAYPVDSQFLSRDGSTGSKAQPIAVSTATWACSTEKLRQVRAACVQAGAAASVLNFVINPSCNFDLPFFGADLVTLPSGHLIALDLQPAIKTDAVHTEKVWERLLPIWEQWQHRLPDGGPIPPEAEPYFSPGFLWTRIPHGEEGDGLIQSVVFPAFKAYLELYLQLVAEANPVDGERRQQLLAGQHRYTAYRAEKDPARGMLSRFYGSEWTEAYIHGVLFDL from the coding sequence ATGACCACCACCCCCATGGCCAGAAGCTCCAGCCTCGACCCTGTTGACCTGAAGGGTTGGCGCTGGGCTGTCTTTTTGGATCATGCGGTGGCATCCCTCAAGAACCTGGAACCCGTTGCCTACCCGGTCGACTCCCAATTCCTCAGCCGTGACGGGAGCACCGGCTCCAAGGCCCAGCCCATTGCTGTCAGCACCGCAACTTGGGCCTGCAGCACGGAGAAACTGCGCCAGGTGCGGGCGGCCTGCGTGCAGGCGGGTGCTGCGGCATCGGTGCTCAATTTCGTAATCAATCCTTCCTGCAACTTCGATCTGCCCTTCTTTGGAGCCGATCTGGTCACCCTGCCATCGGGTCATCTGATCGCCCTTGATCTCCAACCAGCGATCAAGACCGATGCTGTTCACACCGAGAAGGTTTGGGAGCGCCTGCTGCCGATCTGGGAGCAATGGCAACATCGCCTGCCCGATGGTGGGCCCATCCCCCCTGAGGCGGAGCCCTACTTCTCCCCTGGCTTTCTCTGGACCCGGATTCCCCATGGGGAGGAAGGCGATGGGCTGATCCAATCGGTGGTCTTTCCTGCCTTCAAGGCCTACCTGGAGCTCTATCTGCAGCTGGTGGCAGAGGCCAACCCGGTGGATGGGGAGCGCCGGCAACAACTTTTGGCCGGCCAGCACCGCTACACCGCGTACCGGGCAGAGAAGGATCCCGCCCGGGGCATGCTCAGTCGCTTCTACGGCTCGGAATGGACCGAGGCCTACATCCACGGAGTGCTGTTCGACCTTTAA
- a CDS encoding NAD(P)/FAD-dependent oxidoreductase, translating into MASPNGPMLRIAIVGAGTSGLLLTLMLQRQGHRVSLFERSSAPRAEGCGILLVAAGVQAVLEAGVPGLVENLIAAGQKVQTFHIRNLVGRSINSSPAEQRPGEPPGLLIHRSAILKTLWQEVDPDLFHGNCAVANCHQDETGVSVEFSDGRSWQGDLLIGADGIFSQVAMVVAPERHLNYLGDRVWRGVVADDHFCTNGDFFVYARGRGIYANFFDLGRDEQGIAQTHWGFFNEEDLPAERSEQRRLLQEPVPPGALAKLAADAADLIASTPATRVIANWSFDLDPLPRLAIGRIGLIGDAAHAMSSSQARGMTAGLEDALVMARALASFPTDPCAALGAYQTERLPVVHKYQNQSREVSNRVGRSRRPQSQHQAPSSAP; encoded by the coding sequence ATGGCATCACCAAATGGCCCGATGCTGCGAATTGCCATCGTCGGTGCGGGCACTTCAGGCCTGCTACTAACCCTGATGCTCCAACGCCAGGGCCATCGGGTAAGCCTGTTTGAGCGGAGCTCTGCGCCCCGCGCCGAGGGTTGCGGGATTTTGCTGGTGGCTGCCGGGGTGCAGGCGGTGCTGGAGGCGGGTGTGCCGGGCCTTGTCGAAAACCTGATAGCCGCGGGTCAAAAGGTACAGACCTTCCACATACGCAACCTGGTGGGGAGGTCAATCAACTCCTCTCCAGCCGAGCAGCGTCCAGGAGAGCCACCCGGCCTTTTGATTCATCGCAGCGCCATTTTGAAGACCCTCTGGCAAGAGGTCGACCCTGACCTCTTCCATGGAAATTGTGCCGTGGCCAATTGCCATCAGGATGAAACAGGTGTGAGCGTGGAATTCAGCGATGGCCGTAGCTGGCAGGGGGATTTGCTGATCGGCGCCGACGGCATTTTTTCGCAGGTGGCCATGGTGGTGGCACCGGAAAGGCACCTCAATTACCTGGGTGATCGGGTGTGGCGTGGTGTGGTCGCCGACGACCACTTCTGCACCAACGGCGATTTCTTTGTCTATGCAAGGGGCCGTGGCATCTACGCCAACTTTTTCGACCTGGGCCGCGATGAACAGGGCATAGCCCAAACCCATTGGGGTTTTTTCAACGAAGAAGACCTGCCAGCAGAGCGCAGTGAGCAACGCCGACTTCTGCAGGAACCAGTTCCCCCTGGGGCCCTGGCAAAACTTGCAGCCGATGCTGCTGACCTGATCGCCAGCACCCCGGCAACCCGGGTGATCGCCAATTGGTCGTTCGACCTCGACCCCCTGCCGCGCCTAGCCATTGGCAGGATTGGCCTGATCGGCGATGCCGCCCACGCAATGAGCTCCTCCCAGGCCCGGGGCATGACAGCGGGGCTTGAGGATGCCCTGGTGATGGCCAGGGCCCTGGCATCTTTTCCCACAGACCCCTGCGCCGCCTTAGGTGCGTACCAGACAGAGCGACTGCCAGTGGTTCACAAATACCAGAATCAAAGTAGAGAAGTGAGCAATCGGGTTGGCCGCAGCCGTAGGCCGCAAAGTCAGCATCAAGCTCCCAGCTCTGCACCATGA
- a CDS encoding HEAT repeat domain-containing protein, with protein MAGNAYPDAGNSTAGEPITEAEALRRLLQSEDHSQQYYGAWWLGRMRSQHPEAVPLLCRALNQRRPRDPGAGVEENAVARNAARALGKLAPAALAAIPDLLASLEDPDDGLREAAARALGELKATEAVAPICARLASGPELAGGQRADGPRLQEPCEALLEALGDIGLATPEVLAVVEPFTGHGRPLIRSAAARTLLQLGGDAQWSELLIELLEHPQLQVRRAALMDLGATGWRPALEPISRTLAENSLKLMALRGLVEKGQGEPGETALLACMDSLL; from the coding sequence ATGGCCGGCAATGCCTATCCTGATGCCGGGAACTCCACAGCAGGGGAACCGATCACGGAGGCCGAAGCCCTTAGGCGCCTGCTCCAAAGCGAAGACCATTCCCAGCAGTACTACGGAGCCTGGTGGCTGGGCCGGATGCGCAGCCAGCACCCGGAGGCCGTGCCCCTGCTTTGCCGAGCCCTAAACCAACGGCGTCCCAGGGATCCAGGTGCTGGGGTAGAGGAAAACGCCGTGGCCCGCAATGCGGCCCGGGCCCTGGGCAAGTTGGCGCCCGCCGCCCTGGCGGCCATTCCCGACCTACTGGCCAGCCTTGAAGACCCAGACGATGGCCTGCGCGAGGCCGCAGCCCGGGCCCTAGGGGAACTGAAGGCCACCGAGGCCGTAGCCCCGATTTGCGCCCGGCTCGCCAGTGGACCAGAGCTGGCTGGGGGGCAAAGGGCTGATGGGCCCAGGCTGCAAGAACCCTGCGAGGCCCTGCTGGAGGCCCTGGGCGACATCGGCCTAGCCACACCAGAGGTGCTGGCGGTGGTGGAGCCCTTCACGGGCCATGGGCGTCCCCTGATCCGCAGTGCCGCAGCCCGCACCCTGTTGCAGCTCGGCGGTGATGCCCAATGGAGCGAGCTCCTAATCGAGCTGCTGGAGCACCCCCAACTCCAGGTGCGGCGAGCTGCCCTGATGGACCTGGGGGCAACCGGCTGGAGGCCAGCCCTGGAGCCGATCTCGCGCACCCTGGCCGAAAACAGCTTGAAATTAATGGCCCTACGCGGCCTGGTGGAGAAGGGCCAGGGTGAACCCGGCGAAACCGCCCTACTGGCCTGCATGGATTCCCTGCTGTGA
- a CDS encoding HEAT repeat domain-containing protein produces the protein MSASRPVGPDLDALIRAVRKAASSEALLLATQELASCGQPGAAPTLVEVLGFNNPGAAVAAVDGLIGLGPTAVEALLLLDQQNYGARAWAVRALAGIGDVRGLELLLDALGSDVAASVRRAAAKGLGQLQLAELEARRQQEIRCLCLEALLAACGDGEWVVRYAVVVGLEALGAGLELGSEGHGKLLAGLGGLQRPSNENPKVVQLRANLALERLQSP, from the coding sequence GTGAGCGCCAGTCGTCCCGTGGGCCCGGATTTAGATGCGCTGATCAGGGCAGTGCGGAAAGCTGCCAGCAGCGAGGCCCTACTGCTGGCAACCCAGGAGCTGGCCAGCTGCGGCCAACCGGGGGCTGCCCCCACCCTGGTGGAGGTGCTCGGCTTCAACAATCCCGGAGCCGCCGTGGCCGCGGTGGACGGCCTAATTGGCCTGGGGCCGACAGCGGTAGAAGCCCTACTGCTGCTGGATCAACAAAACTATGGGGCCCGGGCCTGGGCGGTGCGGGCCCTGGCCGGCATCGGCGACGTGCGCGGGCTGGAATTGCTGCTGGATGCCCTTGGCAGCGATGTGGCCGCCAGTGTGCGCCGGGCCGCCGCCAAGGGCTTGGGCCAGCTGCAACTGGCTGAATTAGAAGCACGGCGCCAGCAGGAGATCCGCTGCCTTTGCCTTGAAGCCCTGCTGGCAGCCTGTGGCGATGGGGAATGGGTGGTGCGCTACGCCGTGGTGGTGGGCCTCGAGGCCCTTGGAGCGGGCCTGGAGCTCGGCTCCGAGGGCCACGGCAAGTTGCTGGCGGGGCTGGGCGGGCTCCAACGGCCCAGCAATGAAAATCCCAAAGTGGTGCAGCTAAGGGCCAACCTGGCCCTCGAGCGCCTCCAATCCCCATGA
- a CDS encoding low molecular weight protein-tyrosine-phosphatase: MTASAKPSLLFVCLGNICRSPAAEGVFLHLSENQGTGDCFEVDSAGTGGWHVGKPADGRMRSAAQARGIELPSRARQIEIADLNRFDWILTMDSDNLAHVQAMAKHHGQATAKILPITSFCSGFSVRDVPDPYYGGPEGFEQVLDLLDDACRGLLEHLAS; encoded by the coding sequence ATGACAGCTTCAGCCAAACCATCACTGCTGTTTGTCTGCCTGGGCAACATCTGCCGCTCCCCAGCCGCCGAGGGGGTGTTTCTGCACCTGAGCGAAAACCAGGGAACCGGCGATTGCTTTGAGGTCGACTCGGCCGGCACCGGGGGCTGGCATGTGGGCAAACCGGCCGATGGGCGGATGCGGAGCGCGGCCCAGGCCCGGGGGATTGAGCTGCCCAGCCGGGCCCGTCAGATCGAAATTGCGGACCTAAACCGCTTCGATTGGATCCTGACGATGGATTCGGACAACCTGGCCCATGTGCAGGCCATGGCCAAGCACCACGGGCAAGCCACGGCCAAAATCCTGCCGATCACCAGCTTTTGCAGTGGTTTTAGCGTCAGGGATGTGCCCGATCCCTACTACGGCGGCCCCGAGGGTTTCGAGCAAGTGCTCGACCTACTCGATGACGCCTGCAGGGGCCTCCTGGAGCACCTGGCCTCCTAA
- a CDS encoding bifunctional pantoate--beta-alanine ligase/(d)CMP kinase, with protein sequence MALQLLQSCSDLALWRQQQPGPVHFVPTMGALHQGHLRLFCRATELRGAGQPAVLASIFVNPSQFGPGEDFSRYPRDLAADLAVAEQGCVAAVFAPSVAEIYPKGVEELTAIQPAASLQEVLCGRSRPGHFNGVATVVTRLLQLVRPDRLVMGEKDWQQLIILRRVASDLGFQAWIEGCATVREDHGLACSSRNRYLEPGQMEQAWALPGALAAAAGAIKAQDQTQAKDPLSAKSLIAGVRQRLEAAGLAVEYVELVSAHNLRPLTALAGVGLLAAAVRCGSSRLIDHTFLMSRSPIVAIDGPAGAGKSTVTKAFAKRLGLIYLDTGSMYRALTWWVQQQGVDPADGQAVAPLLVDLDLRLTTAAGGEQQVRINGHEVTDAIRSPGVTAQVSLVAAHGCVRAALTSQQQAMGQRGGLVAEGRDIGTAVFPDAELKVFLTATTTERARRRAADLQQRGFAVPPLEELEQQIAERDHLDSTRAVAPLCQAADAIELVTDGMEIGAVIQALVDLFRDRVPEEAWPAPH encoded by the coding sequence TTGGCTCTCCAGCTTCTTCAAAGTTGCAGTGACCTGGCCCTCTGGCGGCAGCAACAGCCTGGGCCCGTGCATTTCGTGCCCACGATGGGGGCGCTGCACCAAGGCCACCTACGGCTCTTTTGCAGGGCCACCGAGCTGCGGGGCGCTGGCCAGCCAGCGGTGCTTGCCAGCATCTTTGTAAATCCCAGCCAATTTGGTCCTGGCGAGGATTTCAGCCGCTATCCCAGGGATCTGGCGGCCGATTTGGCGGTGGCTGAGCAGGGGTGTGTGGCTGCAGTTTTTGCCCCCTCGGTGGCTGAGATCTATCCCAAAGGCGTGGAGGAGCTCACGGCGATTCAGCCGGCGGCCAGCCTGCAGGAGGTTCTTTGTGGCCGCAGTCGCCCCGGCCACTTCAACGGCGTGGCCACTGTTGTTACTCGGCTTTTGCAGCTTGTGCGGCCCGATCGGTTGGTGATGGGGGAAAAGGATTGGCAGCAGCTGATAATCCTGCGGCGGGTGGCTTCCGACTTGGGTTTCCAGGCTTGGATTGAGGGCTGCGCCACCGTGCGGGAAGACCACGGGCTGGCCTGCAGTTCCCGCAACCGCTACCTCGAGCCTGGGCAAATGGAGCAGGCATGGGCCTTGCCAGGGGCCCTGGCGGCTGCAGCTGGGGCGATCAAGGCCCAGGACCAGACCCAAGCCAAAGACCCACTGTCTGCGAAATCCCTGATTGCCGGCGTACGCCAACGGCTCGAGGCGGCGGGCCTGGCGGTTGAGTATGTGGAGTTGGTGTCGGCCCATAACCTGAGGCCACTGACTGCCCTGGCGGGGGTGGGCCTTTTGGCCGCCGCCGTGCGCTGTGGGTCTAGCCGTTTGATCGACCACACCTTCCTGATGAGCCGCTCTCCGATCGTTGCCATTGATGGCCCCGCTGGGGCGGGCAAAAGCACTGTTACCAAGGCTTTTGCCAAGCGTTTGGGCCTGATTTATCTCGACACGGGATCGATGTACCGGGCCCTCACCTGGTGGGTGCAGCAGCAGGGCGTTGATCCAGCCGATGGCCAGGCGGTGGCGCCCCTGCTGGTGGACTTGGATTTGCGGCTTACTACGGCGGCCGGCGGAGAGCAGCAGGTGCGCATTAATGGCCATGAGGTCACGGATGCGATTCGTAGCCCCGGAGTTACGGCCCAGGTGTCCCTGGTGGCGGCCCATGGCTGCGTGCGCGCAGCCCTTACCAGCCAGCAACAGGCCATGGGCCAGCGGGGGGGCTTGGTGGCGGAGGGGCGCGATATCGGCACCGCCGTTTTCCCAGACGCTGAATTGAAGGTGTTCCTAACGGCCACCACCACCGAACGGGCCCGGCGGCGGGCGGCGGATCTCCAGCAGCGGGGCTTTGCGGTGCCTCCCCTCGAGGAGTTGGAGCAGCAGATCGCCGAGCGCGACCACCTCGACTCCACTCGCGCCGTGGCGCCCCTGTGCCAGGCCGCAGATGCGATTGAGCTGGTTACCGACGGTATGGAGATCGGGGCGGTGATCCAGGCCTTAGTCGATCTGTTCCGTGATCGGGTGCCCGAGGAGGCCTGGCCCGCCCCCCATTAG
- a CDS encoding septal ring lytic transglycosylase RlpA family protein — protein sequence MRRTFFLGALALSLSGSALVPALAESSRASTQFGELQTASPSTEVAIREAGGNASSEDPLIQLGPELPIAPLAIPTAKVIRAFQGQASWYGPGLYGNRTSSGEVLRPGTFTAAHRSLPFGTKVRVTNMANGKTAMVRINDRGPFHGNRVIDIAHGAANQLGLTASGLAPVKLEVIQ from the coding sequence ATGCGTCGCACCTTCTTCCTAGGGGCCCTTGCCCTGTCTCTCTCTGGTAGCGCCCTTGTTCCCGCATTGGCCGAATCGAGCAGAGCTTCCACCCAATTCGGTGAGCTTCAGACAGCAAGTCCCAGCACCGAGGTCGCTATCCGCGAGGCCGGTGGCAATGCCAGTTCAGAAGATCCCCTAATCCAGTTGGGTCCTGAGTTGCCGATTGCTCCCCTCGCCATTCCCACCGCCAAGGTCATCAGGGCCTTCCAAGGCCAAGCCAGCTGGTATGGACCTGGCCTCTACGGCAACCGCACCTCCAGCGGTGAAGTGCTCCGTCCCGGAACCTTCACCGCCGCCCACCGTTCCTTGCCCTTCGGCACCAAGGTGCGTGTCACCAACATGGCTAACGGCAAAACGGCGATGGTTCGCATCAATGACCGCGGACCCTTCCATGGCAACCGCGTTATTGACATTGCCCATGGGGCAGCCAACCAGCTCGGCCTTACCGCCAGCGGCCTGGCTCCCGTCAAGCTCGAAGTGATCCAGTAA
- the purM gene encoding phosphoribosylformylglycinamidine cyclo-ligase, with protein MDYRTAGVDVAAGRAFVERIRSSVESTRRPEVVGGLGGFGGFCRLPAGLKEPLLVAGSDGVGTKLELAQAHGQHHNVGIDLVAMCVNDVITSGAEPLFFLDYIATGKLSPEAMAAVVEGIADGCRQSGCALLGGETAEMPGFYGPGRYDLAGFCVAVVEAAEVIDGHLVQAGDRILAVASSGAHSNGFSLVRRILEDQGVSDATLLPGKEEGLINALLAPTRLYGELTKALKAAATPLHGMAHITGGGLPENLPRCIPAGLHGRIDPGSWPRPAIYQWLQNAGEVPEADMWNTFNLGVGFCLVVPPNAVAAALATCAAQGYEAWELGEVVPGPAPAVGLAGLPGIQPGPLGCL; from the coding sequence ATGGACTACCGCACAGCCGGGGTAGACGTGGCCGCAGGCAGGGCCTTCGTGGAGCGGATCAGGTCCAGTGTGGAATCAACCCGCCGGCCTGAGGTGGTGGGAGGCCTGGGGGGATTTGGGGGCTTCTGCCGCCTGCCAGCGGGCCTCAAGGAACCCCTACTGGTCGCCGGCAGCGATGGGGTGGGCACCAAGCTCGAATTGGCCCAGGCCCACGGCCAGCACCACAACGTGGGCATCGACCTGGTGGCGATGTGCGTAAACGATGTGATCACAAGTGGCGCTGAGCCGCTTTTCTTCCTCGACTACATCGCCACCGGCAAGCTCAGCCCGGAGGCAATGGCTGCCGTGGTGGAGGGCATTGCCGATGGCTGCCGCCAGAGCGGTTGCGCCTTGCTAGGTGGCGAAACCGCCGAGATGCCTGGCTTCTACGGACCAGGGCGCTACGACCTTGCCGGCTTCTGTGTGGCCGTGGTGGAGGCGGCCGAGGTGATCGACGGCCATCTGGTGCAAGCCGGTGATCGAATTCTGGCCGTGGCCAGCAGCGGGGCCCACAGCAATGGCTTCAGCCTGGTGCGACGCATCCTCGAAGACCAGGGCGTCAGCGATGCAACCCTGCTGCCGGGCAAAGAAGAAGGCCTAATAAACGCACTGCTGGCCCCCACCCGCCTCTATGGAGAACTGACAAAAGCCCTAAAGGCGGCGGCCACCCCATTGCACGGCATGGCCCACATCACCGGTGGCGGGCTGCCGGAAAACCTGCCCCGCTGCATACCCGCCGGCCTCCACGGCCGCATTGATCCAGGCAGCTGGCCCAGGCCAGCCATCTACCAATGGCTGCAGAACGCGGGGGAGGTGCCAGAAGCAGATATGTGGAACACCTTCAACCTGGGGGTGGGCTTTTGCCTGGTGGTGCCGCCCAACGCAGTGGCAGCGGCCCTGGCCACCTGCGCAGCCCAGGGCTACGAAGCCTGGGAGTTGGGAGAGGTGGTCCCAGGGCCTGCCCCAGCAGTGGGATTGGCGGGCTTGCCGGGGATCCAGCCTGGGCCACTAGGCTGCCTGTAG